agacccaaAGGCTTCAGAAAGCCTCAGTTTCCCATCACCATGTCTGAATGAACCAGAACTACTTTCTgtgttttaggactacaagctggagAGCTCTGAAGCAGGCAAGTTTAGAtgtttacatgtgtgatttaCAGATGCGTGTAGGCCACAAGATGTGACtgacctttttatttatttatatatatatatatatatatatatatctgaattaggcccacagagttatacctacggaggagcggcttCTGTGGAGGAACTTTAGTTGGCTTAACGCTGGactagagctagctagctaacaagcttgtgtgtgcagagcagaattaaccttttttgttgttgttaatacATCTAATGTGAAACGATAACTATAATATCCTGAACTAGCATAGAAAATGTAAATTCATTCATAAATAATTTAAACTATCTTCTGAATCACGCTTTTAACTTCAGTACTGTTGCTTATGCTTCGGGGGGgacttaataaaaaaatatatataataaaatatatttgcAGGCTAACAATAAAATATAATTCCTAATGTGATTAGTAACCTAGGCATATGACAAGATTTGGTAACAGAAGTCACTGCAGCCTAAAGTAAATGTATATGAATTTTCCAAAATGGTATAATTAATCCTGTCTATATATTAAATAATAGAAAATACTTCACCAGAGAATATtacttagccacagaggatcattagcttctaTTAAAAAAAAGATGTGTGGTGGATTGTTTCAAATTGCAAGTGTGTAGGCCTATATGCCTAGTTGGGAAGCTGGCAATCTGGGCAGCGCTCGTGGCCGAGATgtggctgtcagtgaaaagcaatACAGCTAAAATATGTGTACCGATAATGTCTTGAGTATAAGATATTGGCACATCTCTCCAGAATGTGCTGAGCTGTCTCCTGCTAAATCTAGCGCATTCATTGTGTTAATTGTTTGCCTCTTTTGATTTgtagttatttattttttgtcatCAATGTGTTTTGAGCGCTCCACTTGAGCAAGGAGcgtgtgtctggtttctctgtcaacattaaggagacagagatacaaGTAGGCTAACTGGCCTGCTGTTAGGTTCTGAACAAAACGCGTAAACTCAAACGGATGACTAAACGCTCAAACCAtgtttattcacccactgggtcatacagctgcaaagacaacatacagttgaagtcagaagtttacatacaccttagccaaatgcatttaaactcagttttcacagttcctgacatttaatcctagtaaaaattccctgtcttaggtcttttaggatcaccacttttattttaagaatgtgaaatgtcagaataatagtagagaatgatttaccCCACTGGTAAAACATATCAGCTAGTTTTGTGGAAAATTTACTCAGAAATATTACACCTTTACTGGAACTTGTCAATTCAATTTAGACTTTATTGCAAAGTTGTGCAATTCCATGGAACAACCGTCTTTCTCAGCACAGACCTTTCCCTTTATAGCATTACATCCTTACATAACACATGTGTACTCCCCATATGCAAATGAAACGACTCCCCTTGTCCTTTCACCACCATTATCTTTCAGTCCCAGTTCTTGCTTGTTCACGCCCACATCTGCTTTGACTTAAATTATAATGGTGGGAGGACCCTTTATAAAATAATACCTTTATAGTATACATATGTTTCACGTATTGGTCATTTTGTTACCATCCTGTATCCATGTTCTCCTGAGATTAGTATGTCCAGATGTAACAAATGTAGTTATGGGCATTAGCTAATTACCTTTAGAAACAACAAATACACTAGGTGACAATTTCTACGTCTAGCCAATGTAATTATTGGCATGATCTTTTCTCAGAAATAGCACATGCAATTAGTGGCATCGAATTATCTCCCACACTAGCCTATCTGTCATAAGACTATGCTGCCAGAGAATATGATGAGAGCTTTGTAGTACCAGATTGCTATACTTCTAGATTTTTTTGGTGGGATACAGGCTATGttggttactgtgtgtgtgttgtgctaaTCCCCTGTTTATCATGTGTTTTTTCACTTCAGAAATGATTTCATTCTGAAATACCACAAGGCAGTAGGCAAAACTGAGGAGACCAGGAGAATGCAGACCTATACCTGGACCCAAAGTGGACTGGATCGATCCATCGCTGGACAATCCTCAAGTCCCCAAGTTACCAGTGGTCAGATGAGTGAGATTCCAAGCAGCTATTCTCGTCAATATGGGCCAGTCAGACCAGCTGTCCTGTATATGGAAGGTGGTCAATGCCTACCACACAGCGGACAAGTAACCAGTGGAGGTTACTGGAGTGGACCGACCCTGAATCAACAGGCTTCAATGGTTAACATAAACTCATCTCAGCATTCACCCACCAGAGAGCAAGTTCTGATGGGTACTAGTCCCCTTTTGACATCACTCTGGACTAACAATGCAGCGGCTGATCAATCAACTGGTGTTACATCACAAAGTGGAAACCATCACACCTTGCCCGGAAGGGTTAACAGTGAAGCTCATCCCATTTTCCAGCAGGGACAGGGGTTTTTGGGTGTTAAAAATAACAATCCACAGAGGATTGTTAAGGATGGTCAGGGTGCAACCATTCACTGCCCCCCTCATATTAATGCACCACTGAATACAAATGTTATGTATCATCTAAGCCCAGTGAGTGGCAGTCAGCAGCTTGTAGTTGGCAGACAAGATGGGGCCTCCAGTGGTACCTCTGCTTCTCTTGCAATGGGTAGGAGCCCCAACCATGTAAATCATGTAGTGAGTGGGCAGGATTCAAGAAGGATAGCAGTTCAAGCTACTCATCAGGGAAACTCACAAACACCAAACTCTTTGCCAAGTGCACAGGAAACAACATATAACCAACTGTTGTATTTACCTCAAAATCAGAACAATGACAGCAGGACTGAGATGAACAGGGTTCAACATGGAGTACCTGTCCACACTGGCTCATCAAACTACAGTCAGATGTATCCCTCTCAACTTCTCACTGGCATCAACAACCAGGTCAATGTACCAAATGCTGCAGTGGGAATGCCAATGCATAACATTAGCCAGAATCCTCAGTACAATGTACAAAGTACAAAGTATAACCCCCCTTTTAATAATTCTCCAAGACATGTCCCCATCTGCCCTAAAAGCCTTCCCATCCTACCACAACAGAACAGACTCCCATCTTATTGTGCAAATAATAACAGTCAGTTAGGGCCCATTGGAAATAATGCACACCATGCCTCTCATCCTAGGCTCCATATCCAAGGCACAGGCCCTACCCTACATTACAAGCCAGACTGCACCAATGTTCTGGTATCCAACACTGGACCATCTCCATCTGTTCCAAACTATAGTATACAGTCCTCAGTCCAGCACAACCGTGAAACCGCACCTCCACCATACCCAGTCCAGCAGATGCGTAAGTCCGCGCCTCCTCCATACCCAGGCCAGCACTCCCATAGACCCGTCCTGAACAAGATAGAACATGTGGTTGGGGCAGGAGCACATTTTCTGCAACACTTGCCTAACCAAGGCACAGCCCCTACCCTACATTACAAGCCAAAAAACAATTATGTTCAGTTATCCAACACTGGACCATCTTCATCTGTGACAAACCATGGTATGCTGTCTTCAGGCCAGCGAAACTGTGAGTCTGTGACTCCGTCACACCCCATAAGACAGGGCTATTACATAACAGTAACAGAGGACGAAAGTGGAAATGGATTTAGAACAGAAAATTGTATTTTCATAGGAGATAAACCTAATGAAAGTGCTCTGGTCTCGCAAGGATCTTCTGCAAGTAATGCCCCCTCTGTTCTTACGGCACAGAAGGCCATTGCAGTTGTACAACCACTATCGCAGTGTATGCAGACAAACACACCTCTAAATGTGGCTGATAAAATCTCCTTGACCACCCAAGCTATGTCTTTCTTAACAGGTGTTGGAAATGTGAGCAACCCTGGGGAACAGTCTTGTGTCCAAAGTCCATCACAATGCCAAACAACCCTTGCACGATCTGCTTCTTTGACAAATGAATCAGAACAAGAAGTCCCCAGGATCGGACTAGAATCGGGGGCTGATAAAACATTGACTCAGGGTTCAGAAACTTCTGATGTTGAAATGGCCAAGACATATTCATGTTTTAAGTCTCAACGGTCATTATCAAACGGGTTACGTGCAGAGAAATTTGATTCTCAACCATTATCTAATGTGGAATGTCAAGCCACTCTGAGAAAAGAGTTAGCTGACCCAGAAATGACCACTCATGTGAATGTTAACCAATTGAGTGAGGAAACGAATGAAAAAGTCGATACCGATGAGGACATTTTTGATTTGTCCTCCATTCCTGTAATCAAATGGACCCTTGGTAAATTGAAGGAGTTGGTAGATACTGTGCAACGTCAAAAATGCACTGCCACACTAGTTGAAAGCAAAATACTAAGCCTCTATTGGGATGGAGATGGGCCAAAGCTTATGGATGCTGCAAGATCTGGTATGTTACAAAATATAATGCAAGAGGTTAGATCTGTGTGTGGCGACGATGACGATATGTCATCACAGTCTGTCATATTTTCACAAGCCAGGCGCAAAAACTGGGGTCAAGTTGAAGAGAAATGTGCTATTCTTAAACATGATTCTGTTCACCCAGAGTTCCCGGCACAAGAGTCATCATGGTTGAACACAAATAAGCAGCTTGATGACATAGACAAGGAGTTTGGATTCCCATGGTCACTAAGATATGACCAAAAGACTCTTCAAAGAGGAGATGAACAACCAAAACTGATTTGTACCGAAAATGAAAAATCTACAGCCTCTGCCAATGACATGCAGACTGAGGTCACTCAGGCGAAGAGACCAACACCCTCTGATTCTGATGCTAAAGAAATTCAAGGGTTAGGTTTGGCACACAGTTCCACCCAGACCCTCTCACTGGTTAAGAGAGAAAAAGCAGGTATCATTTTTAGTGACCCATTTTCCTCCCTGGAGATCAACGTGCTGACACCAGAAGAGGCTTTGCAGTTTTTCAGTGGGCAGCTACTACAAGATGAAGTGAACGAAGACCTGTTGGAATTGCCAATGGCAATGGATGCGGAGTTGAAAGATTACTCAGTGGAGGATAAATCATCTGAGCGGGTAGATGTGAAGTTGACTGATTTAAAACTCAAAAACAAAGGGGATGTCCAATCAGAAGATTACTGTTGCCTCTCTCGTTGGATGGCAGTGTTCAGTGGGTCCACCAATTCTTCGTCCTGCAAATGCCAATACAAGACGAAATTGGGTTCAGTAAAGGCCACTGTGAATGCGACTGCATTGGTTGAGGTAACATTGTCTGTTGAACCCAGCACAACAAAAGCAGAACAAAGGGAATGTGTGcatttgtgtaaatcaaatggcACAGCAGAAGAAAAGAGTGAAGAGAATCCTGTAAAAAATGTGAATCCTCAATCTTGGACATCTACAGGCATTGAAGAATGCCAAACAATTGTCTTGTCTGATAGAAAATCTGAGACTGCTCACATATACATAAATGGAGTGAAGAGCTTGCCTTTGTCAAAAGCCCCAGCACTGCAACTCCCCATCAACCACACAAACATTGTTGAAATTGAAGAGGTCTTCTCGCGTTATGAAGACTTAATCAAAGTAGCCACCTCAATGTCGGAGCTAGTTTGGGACGATGTACAGCCAAAGCAGAAACTACCAGGTTCGTTCCAGAAACATGTGGAATGTGTACAAGAACTTGGTGTCATTTTGGAAGAAGGAAACCCTAGAGGTAGTGAAGTCGTTCCTACAGCTCCCATTCCTACTTCTAATCTGCAACCTGAAGCAACAGACAAAATCGGTTTCCTTACATCACTTTCCTTGGCACAAAGATGTCACAAACATCTCTCGCCTAAAACAAATTGTAGCTACAAGGTTAAACAAAAAGGGGTTGGACTCAAGAGAAGATGTGTTGAAAGTCCTCATTCAATTGTGCCtgtcccaagaaagcaaaggaaaATGAGGGACGGATTAGGTCCCTCCTTTCACCTTGTTCCTGAGGTCAACTTgactgatgatgatgaagatttTGAGCCCCCCAATACAACTACTTCTAAGTCTTTGGAAGAAGAGAAACATTCAAAAGGTAGCAATCTCCAGAAGCCAACAGAACATGGAATTGGGAACAACATTTGGAGGGTTGGCACAGTAAGTCTAGCCTTGTTTGGTTCCGCGCTCCAACGCAAGGACCATAATGCTTCTCGAGCCAGACCTTTTGCAGACAATGCTCCAGCACCTCCTGTAACCCTCCGTGTGAATGTCAACTCCTGGACAATGGAGCCCTCCGAGACCAGTCCTCCAGTGGAAAGCCCAATCAAACAATGGATCTTAAACGAGTGGAATAATAGTTTTATCCCGACAAAGACAAAGTCCAGGGGCAAAGTGCCAAGACTACAAAACAGAAGAAGCGTTGCTCCAAAAATAATTTGTGCTGAAATGGCTAAAAAGATTGTTGTCCTCACCAACACAGATAGAGGTGCATTATCCTCTGAAAGGCGAGCCACACCAGAAAGAACTGTAAAGGCCAAGCAGACTTTGCGGCGCATTGAAAGAGAAAGAATCTTAAGCGGCCTGAAACTCAGACTGAAGAAATCTAGGATTGAGGCAGTGCCATCCGGTATCCCTGATATAGTGGAAAAAGGTAAATATGAGATCGGAAACCCTGCTTCTTTTCCTCATGAGGAGAACAGGCTTATGTTTAGTGTGCTGCCGGAGTCGTTCAACTTCAAAGAATTCATGGACCCTCCGACACAGACAGGTTCAATGACTGGTAAGTAATACCAACACAGATATGCTTGCTCCTACTCCAGTTAATGTTACCTGTAATTAGACATTTATTCCTGCTCTTTTCACATTGAAACACTTTTTCCATCAGACATGGCTGGTCCGGTTGCTGCGAAAGCTGAGAGTCCTAAGGCAATAGTCCAAAAATCCAAAGGTAATAAAGCATGCTGTCTATTCAACCATGTGttgaaaatgtactgtacagtggcgcaaaaaaaagtatttagtcagccaccaattgtgcaagtttaaaagatgagagaggcctgtaattttcaccataggtacacttcaactatgacagacaaaatgaggagaatttttttaaatgaatttatttgcaaattatggtggaaaataagtatttggtcacctacaaacaagcaagatgtctggctctcgcagacctgtaacttcttcaagaggctcctctgtcctccactcgttacctgtattaatggcacctgtttgaacttgttatcagtataaaagacacctgtccataacctcaaacagtcacattccaaactccactatggccaagaccaaagagctgtcaaaggacaccagaaacaaaattgtagacctgcaccaggctgggaagactgaatctgcaataggtaagcagcttgttttgaagaaatcaactgtgggagcaattattcggaaatggaagacatacaagaccactgataatctccctcgatctggggctccacgcaagatctcaccccgtggggtcaaaatgatcacaagaacggtgagcaaaaatcccagaaccacacggggggacctagtgaatgacctgcagagagctgggaccaaagtaacaaagcctaccatcagtaacacactacgccgccagggactcaaatcctgcagtgccagacgtgtccccctgcttaagccagtacatgtccaggcccgtctgaagttatctagagagcatttggatgatccagaagaagattgggagaatgtcatatggtcagatgaaaccaaaatataactttttggttaaaaactcaactcgtcgtgtttggaggacaaagaatgctgagttgcatccaaagaacaccacacctactgtgaagcatgggggtggaaacatcatgctttggggctgtttttctgcaaagggaccagggcgactgatccgtgtaaaggaaagaatgaatggggccatgtatcgtgagattttgattgaaaacttccttccatcagcaagtgcattgaatatgaaacgtggctgggtttaagtgtacctatgatgaaaatgacaggcctcatctttttaagtgggagaacattcgcaattggtggctgactaaatacttttttgccccactatgtaTTGTGGCCGCTGCCTACATTGCATTTTCCATATCTTTGTAAGGAAAGCATTTCTTGTATCTATTCAGTTTTTTCCCTATCTCCATTTATTCCTTTCTGTCAAATATGTGGATGtaggttatttttttatttttttgtaacatTTATTGTAACGAATGAATTATTACTCCATTTAGGTGTATGGTCTGTTGGCATTCAGAAGCGATATTGTCCTCTCACCTCTTTGACCACTAAAGTTCCCAAGTCTTCCTCCACCACCTTCCAGAAGTTTCAGAAGAAATTCAAGCAGAAGAAGTAGGCCTGGCAGCTGACCCACGACAAATTGTATTGCTTCCAGTTATGGACTGGGGGAGTGGAGTGAGGACTGTCGGATGACAATCTGATTCTTGTAACTTGTTTCCGATGGAAATTTATGTACAATTTTAGTTTTTAATGACAAATGTTCATAACCAATGTATATTCTTTGGGAATGCAGAAATTGACCTCATTGTGGTAAGGTTGGGCAGctcataatacagttattatttACTGTAGTTAGCGTTTACATTCTTAAGTGACTGAGAATTTATCTGACAGTGTCCTCTCTACCTCAGGCCTGACAGGTGTTGGTTACACTTTTCTGGGCTCCGTTATTTACTTAACGAATAAGGAACACTCAATGTGCACTTAAATCAGAACAGTTTTAATCAATATACAGCTGTAGACAGAAGTCAAACATCAGACATACAACTGATGTCTCTCCTGAGTTCTGCCAAAAAGGAAAAGTCCAAGTTGCTTTTAATATGCTTGCAGTCAACCCCTAGTGATGTAAATGCCTACGTCATTACCTTCTTCTCATGAGACCAAGCCTATGCAGCTATTCAAACATTAGTTCCAGTGTTATCTAAAGGCTCAGCAGTAAATGTCCCCAAGTTGATTTATGGTGGTATGTCTGACTCGTCTCTTATCTCTTACACTCCCCTGCAGGGTTCTGTGTCTATGAatct
This DNA window, taken from Oncorhynchus kisutch isolate 150728-3 linkage group LG22, Okis_V2, whole genome shotgun sequence, encodes the following:
- the LOC109866836 gene encoding uncharacterized protein LOC109866836 isoform X1, with the translated sequence MHDDVYRNDFILKYHKAVGKTEETRRMQTYTWTQSGLDRSIAGQSSSPQVTSGQMSEIPSSYSRQYGPVRPAVLYMEGGQCLPHSGQVTSGGYWSGPTLNQQASMVNINSSQHSPTREQVLMGTSPLLTSLWTNNAAADQSTGVTSQSGNHHTLPGRVNSEAHPIFQQGQGFLGVKNNNPQRIVKDGQGATIHCPPHINAPLNTNVMYHLSPVSGSQQLVVGRQDGASSGTSASLAMGRSPNHVNHVVSGQDSRRIAVQATHQGNSQTPNSLPSAQETTYNQLLYLPQNQNNDSRTEMNRVQHGVPVHTGSSNYSQMYPSQLLTGINNQVNVPNAAVGMPMHNISQNPQYNVQSTKYNPPFNNSPRHVPICPKSLPILPQQNRLPSYCANNNSQLGPIGNNAHHASHPRLHIQGTGPTLHYKPDCTNVLVSNTGPSPSVPNYSIQSSVQHNRETAPPPYPVQQMRKSAPPPYPGQHSHRPVLNKIEHVVGAGAHFLQHLPNQGTAPTLHYKPKNNYVQLSNTGPSSSVTNHGMLSSGQRNCESVTPSHPIRQGYYITVTEDESGNGFRTENCIFIGDKPNESALVSQGSSASNAPSVLTAQKAIAVVQPLSQCMQTNTPLNVADKISLTTQAMSFLTGVGNVSNPGEQSCVQSPSQCQTTLARSASLTNESEQEVPRIGLESGADKTLTQGSETSDVEMAKTYSCFKSQRSLSNGLRAEKFDSQPLSNVECQATLRKELADPEMTTHVNVNQLSEETNEKVDTDEDIFDLSSIPVIKWTLGKLKELVDTVQRQKCTATLVESKILSLYWDGDGPKLMDAARSGMLQNIMQEVRSVCGDDDDMSSQSVIFSQARRKNWGQVEEKCAILKHDSVHPEFPAQESSWLNTNKQLDDIDKEFGFPWSLRYDQKTLQRGDEQPKLICTENEKSTASANDMQTEVTQAKRPTPSDSDAKEIQGLGLAHSSTQTLSLVKREKAGIIFSDPFSSLEINVLTPEEALQFFSGQLLQDEVNEDLLELPMAMDAELKDYSVEDKSSERVDVKLTDLKLKNKGDVQSEDYCCLSRWMAVFSGSTNSSSCKCQYKTKLGSVKATVNATALVEVTLSVEPSTTKAEQRECVHLCKSNGTAEEKSEENPVKNVNPQSWTSTGIEECQTIVLSDRKSETAHIYINGVKSLPLSKAPALQLPINHTNIVEIEEVFSRYEDLIKVATSMSELVWDDVQPKQKLPGSFQKHVECVQELGVILEEGNPRGSEVVPTAPIPTSNLQPEATDKIGFLTSLSLAQRCHKHLSPKTNCSYKVKQKGVGLKRRCVESPHSIVPVPRKQRKMRDGLGPSFHLVPEVNLTDDDEDFEPPNTTTSKSLEEEKHSKGSNLQKPTEHGIGNNIWRVGTVSLALFGSALQRKDHNASRARPFADNAPAPPVTLRVNVNSWTMEPSETSPPVESPIKQWILNEWNNSFIPTKTKSRGKVPRLQNRRSVAPKIICAEMAKKIVVLTNTDRGALSSERRATPERTVKAKQTLRRIERERILSGLKLRLKKSRIEAVPSGIPDIVEKGKYEIGNPASFPHEENRLMFSVLPESFNFKEFMDPPTQTGSMTDMAGPVAAKAESPKAIVQKSKGVWSVGIQKRYCPLTSLTTKVPKSSSTTFQKFQKKFKQKK
- the LOC109866836 gene encoding uncharacterized protein LOC109866836 isoform X2, whose product is MHDDVYRNDFILKYHKAVGKTEETRRMQTYTWTQSGLDRSIAGQSSSPQVTSGQMSEIPSSYSRQYGPVRPAVLYMEGGQCLPHSGQVTSGGYWSGPTLNQQASMVNINSSQHSPTREQVLMGTSPLLTSLWTNNAAADQSTGVTSQSGNHHTLPGRVNSEAHPIFQQGQGFLGVKNNNPQRIVKDGQGATIHCPPHINAPLNTNVMYHLSPVSGSQQLVVGRQDGASSGTSASLAMGRSPNHVNHVVSGQDSRRIAVQATHQGNSQTPNSLPSAQETTYNQLLYLPQNQNNDSRTEMNRVQHGVPVHTGSSNYSQMYPSQLLTGINNQVNVPNAAVGMPMHNISQNPQYNVQSTKYNPPFNNSPRHVPICPKSLPILPQQNRLPSYCANNNSQLGPIGNNAHHASHPRLHIQGTGPTLHYKPDCTNVLVSNTGPSPSVPNYSIQSSVQHNRETAPPPYPVQQMRKSAPPPYPGQHSHRPVLNKIEHVVGAGAHFLQHLPNQGTAPTLHYKPKNNYVQLSNTGPSSSVTNHGMLSSGQRNCVGNVSNPGEQSCVQSPSQCQTTLARSASLTNESEQEVPRIGLESGADKTLTQGSETSDVEMAKTYSCFKSQRSLSNGLRAEKFDSQPLSNVECQATLRKELADPEMTTHVNVNQLSEETNEKVDTDEDIFDLSSIPVIKWTLGKLKELVDTVQRQKCTATLVESKILSLYWDGDGPKLMDAARSGMLQNIMQEVRSVCGDDDDMSSQSVIFSQARRKNWGQVEEKCAILKHDSVHPEFPAQESSWLNTNKQLDDIDKEFGFPWSLRYDQKTLQRGDEQPKLICTENEKSTASANDMQTEVTQAKRPTPSDSDAKEIQGLGLAHSSTQTLSLVKREKAGIIFSDPFSSLEINVLTPEEALQFFSGQLLQDEVNEDLLELPMAMDAELKDYSVEDKSSERVDVKLTDLKLKNKGDVQSEDYCCLSRWMAVFSGSTNSSSCKCQYKTKLGSVKATVNATALVEVTLSVEPSTTKAEQRECVHLCKSNGTAEEKSEENPVKNVNPQSWTSTGIEECQTIVLSDRKSETAHIYINGVKSLPLSKAPALQLPINHTNIVEIEEVFSRYEDLIKVATSMSELVWDDVQPKQKLPGSFQKHVECVQELGVILEEGNPRGSEVVPTAPIPTSNLQPEATDKIGFLTSLSLAQRCHKHLSPKTNCSYKVKQKGVGLKRRCVESPHSIVPVPRKQRKMRDGLGPSFHLVPEVNLTDDDEDFEPPNTTTSKSLEEEKHSKGSNLQKPTEHGIGNNIWRVGTVSLALFGSALQRKDHNASRARPFADNAPAPPVTLRVNVNSWTMEPSETSPPVESPIKQWILNEWNNSFIPTKTKSRGKVPRLQNRRSVAPKIICAEMAKKIVVLTNTDRGALSSERRATPERTVKAKQTLRRIERERILSGLKLRLKKSRIEAVPSGIPDIVEKGKYEIGNPASFPHEENRLMFSVLPESFNFKEFMDPPTQTGSMTDMAGPVAAKAESPKAIVQKSKGVWSVGIQKRYCPLTSLTTKVPKSSSTTFQKFQKKFKQKK